In one window of Henckelia pumila isolate YLH828 chromosome 1, ASM3356847v2, whole genome shotgun sequence DNA:
- the LOC140875234 gene encoding uncharacterized protein isoform X1, with product MGQIANGKSKKEVKKEEEEEEEEEEDEEDEEQEEQDGLSVHSPCKIPSSTLRKENTEVELELRLLEALEIYPPAKLRGVHRHFVLYGLTEYMRRSFNRPFTAEDVLKLLDRFYNLEMVMIYKHETSLEQCCKWREVVAPRPPRQCLGC from the exons ATGGGGCAAATCGCTAATGGTAAATCTAAGAAGGAAgtaaagaaagaagaagaggaagaggaagaagaagaggaagacGAGGAAGACGAGGAACAGGAAGAACAAGACGGGCTCTCCGTTCACTCTCCTTGCAAAATTCCTAGCTCTACACTTCGCAAG GAGAATACAGAGGTGGAATTGGAGCTGAGATTATTGGAAGCTCTGGAAATCTATCCTCCCGCCAAACTACGAG GTGTGCATAGGCACTTCGTACTATACGGTCTGACAGAATACATGCGCAGAAG TTTCAATCGACCCTTTACTGCAGAAGATGTACTTAAGTTGCTTGACCGCTTTTACAACTTGGAAATGGTg ATGATATACAAGCATGAAACGAGTCTTGAGCAATGTTGTAAATGGCGGGAGGTGGTGGCGCCTCGGCCGCCCAGGCAGTGCCTAGgctgttga
- the LOC140875234 gene encoding uncharacterized protein isoform X2: protein MGQIANGKSKKEVKKEEEEEEEEEEDEEDEEQEEQDGLSVHSPCKIPSSTLRKENTEVELELRLLEALEIYPPAKLRGVHRHFVLYGLTEYMRRSFNRPFTAEDVLKLLDRFYNLEMVKPDDEDTEFLTQEEDFRLPQSYFVKEES, encoded by the exons ATGGGGCAAATCGCTAATGGTAAATCTAAGAAGGAAgtaaagaaagaagaagaggaagaggaagaagaagaggaagacGAGGAAGACGAGGAACAGGAAGAACAAGACGGGCTCTCCGTTCACTCTCCTTGCAAAATTCCTAGCTCTACACTTCGCAAG GAGAATACAGAGGTGGAATTGGAGCTGAGATTATTGGAAGCTCTGGAAATCTATCCTCCCGCCAAACTACGAG GTGTGCATAGGCACTTCGTACTATACGGTCTGACAGAATACATGCGCAGAAG TTTCAATCGACCCTTTACTGCAGAAGATGTACTTAAGTTGCTTGACCGCTTTTACAACTTGGAAATGGTg AAACCAGACGATGAAGATACCGAGTTTCTGACTCAGGAGGAAGACTTCCGCTTGCCGCAAAGTTATTTCGTAAAGGAAGAATCCTGA